Proteins from a genomic interval of Dendropsophus ebraccatus isolate aDenEbr1 chromosome 6, aDenEbr1.pat, whole genome shotgun sequence:
- the AMOTL2 gene encoding angiomotin-like protein 2 isoform X1: protein MRTAEDSSGTVLHRLIQEQLRYGNLSENRTLLAIQQQALRGGGGTGSPRSSLESLEQEEMQGSPSTRQEPQGQEHHCDHFYLENPMYKAYEFQHKGEELPTYEQAKEALSQYYAAQNVQKVEPVPQRQDQSLMELKHGHVRSLSERLLQMSLERNGAKSQNLMSSSHSFPQLSKQYQLSVARGQHDGGVQYRNAPPEYPAYTQPDQISGYAPEQRRYSGELPVYHQPNVRMMPDPNMQYGQMASFNAAGSHMARMDALLRENEKLRRELETYSEKAVRIQKLETEIQRISEAYDSLMKASSKRESLETAMRTKMEGEMRRMQDFNRDLRERLESANKQLAARSLESREDNQGTVSKLLAQCCEQQQEKEKLEREIILLRSANEDQRRRAELLEKALSNAQSTAARTEDELRKKRAYVEKVERLQQALSQLQAACEKREQLELRLRTRLEQELKNLRAQQRQPLSQSGSQSPELSVQVLSEQLREKEERILALEADMTKWEQKYLEERTMRQFAMDAAATAAAQRDTTIINHSPRHSPNNSFNEDLLMVNHRHQEMENRIKALHAQILEKDAVIKVLQQRKPHQGPLRPAKSVPSIFTLSVSASSSSTGDRQTNWSQATSGSQSNCSPSANANILPVHSKHGSKDGSTQTDCSTELPAVTDSLLDTITASLETLSTAKSSNISEMVEILI, encoded by the exons ATGAGAACAGCGGAGGATTCGTCTGGAACGGTCCTGCACCGACTTATTCAGGAGCAACTGAGATATGGGAATCTGAGTGAGAATCGCACATTGTTGGCCATCCAGCAGCAGGCTTTGAGGGGAGGTGGGGGCACTGGAAGCCCCAGGTCATCCCTTGAAAGCCTTGAACAAGAGGAGATGCAGGGGAGCCCTTCCACAAGGCAGGAACCTCAGGGGCAGGAGCACCATTGTGACCATTTCTACTTGGAGAACCCTATGTATAAAGCTTACGAGTTCCAACACAAAGGAGAGGAGCTCCCGACATATGAACAAGCCAAAGAGGCCCTTTCTCAATATTATGCAGCTCAAAATGTCCAGAAGGTTGAACCTGTTCCTCAAAGGCAAGACCAGTCCCTTATGGAGCTGAAACATGGCCATGTAAGGTCCCTAAGCGAGAGGTTGCTGCAGATGTCTCTTGAACGTAATGGCGCCAAGTCACAGAACCTCATGAGCTCTTCACACAGCTTCCCTCAGCTTTCTAAACAGTACCAGTTGTCAGTAGCTCGTGGACAACATGATGGAGGAGTACAGTATAGAAATGCCCCACCTGAGTACCCAGCTTATACCCAACCCGACCAGATCAGTGGCTATGCTCCCGAACAAAGGCGATATTCCGGAGAACTCCCAGTGTACCATCAGCCCAATGTCAG GATGATGCCAGATCCTAACATGCAATATGGACAAATGGCGTCCTTTAATGCAGCGGGGAGTCACATGGCCCGAATGGACGCTTTGCTGCGAGAGAACGAAAAGTTGCGCAGAGAACTTGAGACCTACAGCGAAAAAGCAGTCAGAATCCAGAAG CTAGAGACAGAAATCCAGCGAATTTCTGAAGCCTATGATAGCCTCATGAAAGCGTCCTCCAAGAGGGAGTCGCTGGAGACCGCCATGAGGACCAAGATGGAAGGAGAGATGAGACGCATGCAAGACTTTAACCGCGACCTAAGAG AACGATTGGAATCTGCAAACAAACAGCTGGCGGCCAGAAGCCTGGAAAGCCGAGAGGACAACCAGGGAACTGTATCCAAGCTGCTTGCCCAAT GTTGTGAGCAGCagcaagagaaagagaagctAGAGCGAGAGATCATCCTACTGCGTAGTGCAAATGAAGACCAGCGGAGAAGAGCCGAGCTGTTGGAAAAAGCCCTTAGTAACGCCCAGTCCACAGCGGCTCGCACAGAAGATGAGCTCCGCAAGAAGAGGGCATATGTCGAAAAGGTGGAGAGACTACAACAAGCTCTGAGCCAACTCCAAGCTGCTTGTGAAAAGAGAGAACAGCTAGAACTGCGTCTGAGGACAAGGCTGGAGCAAGAGCTGAAAAATTTAAGGGCTCAACAG AGACAACCATTGTCGCAGAGCGGAAGTCAATCACCTGAGCTTTCTGTTCAAGTACTTTCCGAGCAACTGAGGGAAAAAGAAGAACGGATATTGGCACTGGAGGCTGACATGACCAAGTGGGAGCAAAAGTACCTGGAAGAACGCACTATGCGCCAGTTTGCAATGGACGCTGCCGCCACTGCTGCCGCTCAGCGAGATACTACCATTATCAATCACTCACCTCGCCACTCACCAAACAATAGTTTCAATGAGGATCTCCTAATGGTCAACCACAGGCACCAAGAAATGGAAAACAG GATCAAAGCTCTACATGCCCAGATTCTAGAGAAGGATGCAGTCATCAAGGTGTTGCAGCAACGTAAACCCCACCAGGGCCCATTACGACCGGCTAAGTCTGTGCCCTCCATTTTCACTCTTTCTGTATCCGCTTCAAGCTCATCGACTGGAGATCGACAAACCAACTGGTCACAGGCCACATCAG GCAGCCAATCAAACTGTTCCCCATCTGCCAATGCCAACATCTTACCTGTGCACTCGAAACATGGCAGCAAAGATGGCAGCACCCAGACCGACTGTTCAACTGAGCTACCAGCTGTAACAGACTCCCTTCTGGACACTATTACAGCTTCACTAG aaacCTTATCTACTGCAAAAAGCTCCAACATTTCTGAAATGGTAGAAATCCTCATCTGA
- the AMOTL2 gene encoding angiomotin-like protein 2 isoform X2 — MRTAEDSSGTVLHRLIQEQLRYGNLSENRTLLAIQQQALRGGGGTGSPRSSLESLEQEEMQGSPSTRQEPQGQEHHCDHFYLENPMYKAYEFQHKGEELPTYEQAKEALSQYYAAQNVQKVEPVPQRQDQSLMELKHGHVRSLSERLLQMSLERNGAKSQNLMSSSHSFPQLSKQYQLSVARGQHDGGVQYRNAPPEYPAYTQPDQISGYAPEQRRYSGELPVYHQPNVRMMPDPNMQYGQMASFNAAGSHMARMDALLRENEKLRRELETYSEKAVRIQKLETEIQRISEAYDSLMKASSKRESLETAMRTKMEGEMRRMQDFNRDLRERLESANKQLAARSLESREDNQGTVSKLLAQCCEQQQEKEKLEREIILLRSANEDQRRRAELLEKALSNAQSTAARTEDELRKKRAYVEKVERLQQALSQLQAACEKREQLELRLRTRLEQELKNLRAQQRQPLSQSGSQSPELSVQVLSEQLREKEERILALEADMTKWEQKYLEERTMRQFAMDAAATAAAQRDTTIINHSPRHSPNNSFNEDLLMVNHRHQEMENRIKALHAQILEKDAVIKVLQQRKPHQGPLRPAKSVPSIFTLSVSASSSSTGDRQTNWSQATSANQTVPHLPMPTSYLCTRNMAAKMAAPRPTVQLSYQL; from the exons ATGAGAACAGCGGAGGATTCGTCTGGAACGGTCCTGCACCGACTTATTCAGGAGCAACTGAGATATGGGAATCTGAGTGAGAATCGCACATTGTTGGCCATCCAGCAGCAGGCTTTGAGGGGAGGTGGGGGCACTGGAAGCCCCAGGTCATCCCTTGAAAGCCTTGAACAAGAGGAGATGCAGGGGAGCCCTTCCACAAGGCAGGAACCTCAGGGGCAGGAGCACCATTGTGACCATTTCTACTTGGAGAACCCTATGTATAAAGCTTACGAGTTCCAACACAAAGGAGAGGAGCTCCCGACATATGAACAAGCCAAAGAGGCCCTTTCTCAATATTATGCAGCTCAAAATGTCCAGAAGGTTGAACCTGTTCCTCAAAGGCAAGACCAGTCCCTTATGGAGCTGAAACATGGCCATGTAAGGTCCCTAAGCGAGAGGTTGCTGCAGATGTCTCTTGAACGTAATGGCGCCAAGTCACAGAACCTCATGAGCTCTTCACACAGCTTCCCTCAGCTTTCTAAACAGTACCAGTTGTCAGTAGCTCGTGGACAACATGATGGAGGAGTACAGTATAGAAATGCCCCACCTGAGTACCCAGCTTATACCCAACCCGACCAGATCAGTGGCTATGCTCCCGAACAAAGGCGATATTCCGGAGAACTCCCAGTGTACCATCAGCCCAATGTCAG GATGATGCCAGATCCTAACATGCAATATGGACAAATGGCGTCCTTTAATGCAGCGGGGAGTCACATGGCCCGAATGGACGCTTTGCTGCGAGAGAACGAAAAGTTGCGCAGAGAACTTGAGACCTACAGCGAAAAAGCAGTCAGAATCCAGAAG CTAGAGACAGAAATCCAGCGAATTTCTGAAGCCTATGATAGCCTCATGAAAGCGTCCTCCAAGAGGGAGTCGCTGGAGACCGCCATGAGGACCAAGATGGAAGGAGAGATGAGACGCATGCAAGACTTTAACCGCGACCTAAGAG AACGATTGGAATCTGCAAACAAACAGCTGGCGGCCAGAAGCCTGGAAAGCCGAGAGGACAACCAGGGAACTGTATCCAAGCTGCTTGCCCAAT GTTGTGAGCAGCagcaagagaaagagaagctAGAGCGAGAGATCATCCTACTGCGTAGTGCAAATGAAGACCAGCGGAGAAGAGCCGAGCTGTTGGAAAAAGCCCTTAGTAACGCCCAGTCCACAGCGGCTCGCACAGAAGATGAGCTCCGCAAGAAGAGGGCATATGTCGAAAAGGTGGAGAGACTACAACAAGCTCTGAGCCAACTCCAAGCTGCTTGTGAAAAGAGAGAACAGCTAGAACTGCGTCTGAGGACAAGGCTGGAGCAAGAGCTGAAAAATTTAAGGGCTCAACAG AGACAACCATTGTCGCAGAGCGGAAGTCAATCACCTGAGCTTTCTGTTCAAGTACTTTCCGAGCAACTGAGGGAAAAAGAAGAACGGATATTGGCACTGGAGGCTGACATGACCAAGTGGGAGCAAAAGTACCTGGAAGAACGCACTATGCGCCAGTTTGCAATGGACGCTGCCGCCACTGCTGCCGCTCAGCGAGATACTACCATTATCAATCACTCACCTCGCCACTCACCAAACAATAGTTTCAATGAGGATCTCCTAATGGTCAACCACAGGCACCAAGAAATGGAAAACAG GATCAAAGCTCTACATGCCCAGATTCTAGAGAAGGATGCAGTCATCAAGGTGTTGCAGCAACGTAAACCCCACCAGGGCCCATTACGACCGGCTAAGTCTGTGCCCTCCATTTTCACTCTTTCTGTATCCGCTTCAAGCTCATCGACTGGAGATCGACAAACCAACTGGTCACAGGCCACATCAG CCAATCAAACTGTTCCCCATCTGCCAATGCCAACATCTTACCTGTGCACTCGAAACATGGCAGCAAAGATGGCAGCACCCAGACCGACTGTTCAACTGAGCTACCAGCTGTAA